Proteins encoded together in one Anaerotignum propionicum DSM 1682 window:
- a CDS encoding DUF2577 domain-containing protein, with amino-acid sequence MSELAQLIKKAAKDQMDSSKPMDIIIGEVVSAAPLKIKLDSKITLTESFLILTKAVVDYSVNMTVNHTTETHTHSHTYQDDSTTRTTQPNTHNHAYVGSKNFTIHNKLKVGDYVILLRAHGGQKFIVLDIVGGGTL; translated from the coding sequence TTGTCTGAGTTGGCACAATTGATTAAAAAGGCGGCAAAGGATCAGATGGATTCCTCTAAGCCTATGGATATTATCATTGGAGAGGTGGTTTCTGCGGCACCTCTTAAGATTAAATTGGACTCCAAGATTACTTTAACGGAGTCCTTTTTGATTTTAACAAAAGCGGTGGTAGATTATTCGGTCAATATGACAGTGAATCATACTACGGAAACCCATACTCACAGCCACACCTATCAGGATGACAGCACCACTAGAACAACCCAACCCAATACCCATAACCATGCCTATGTGGGATCAAAAAACTTTACCATCCACAATAAGTTAAAGGTTGGGGATTATGTTATTTTGTTACGGGCTCATGGGGGACAAAAATTTATTGTACTTGATATAGTAGGAGGTGGCACATTATGA
- a CDS encoding DUF2634 domain-containing protein has product MTPKVNEELANTFVRLSLPSKTYRLDREKNRIYGFCDGVEAVKQAVYKALLTERYAWVIYSWNYGSELNGLFGKQMTTIYPEVKRRIEEALLQDDRIKKVGDFSFEKTRNTLHVTFTVESTVGVFESEVNLNV; this is encoded by the coding sequence ATGACACCCAAAGTAAACGAAGAATTGGCAAATACCTTTGTAAGGCTGTCATTACCCTCAAAAACCTATCGTTTGGACAGAGAAAAAAATCGAATCTATGGATTCTGTGACGGGGTGGAGGCAGTGAAGCAGGCTGTGTATAAAGCACTGCTTACGGAACGGTATGCTTGGGTAATTTATTCATGGAACTATGGCTCAGAGCTTAACGGGCTGTTTGGAAAACAAATGACCACTATCTATCCTGAGGTGAAAAGAAGAATTGAAGAGGCTTTGTTACAGGATGACCGCATTAAAAAGGTTGGGGATTTTTCTTTTGAGAAAACAAGGAATACCCTACATGTGACTTTTACAGTGGAGTCTACAGTGGGGGTTTTTGAAAGTGAGGTGAACTTAAATGTATGA
- a CDS encoding baseplate J/gp47 family protein: MYEEMTFETVLDRMLSRVSSDIDKREGSIIYDALAPAAAELCQMYIDLDIVLNETFADTASRDYLILRAKERGITPYEATKAIGKAVFNCSVPIGSRFNLEDFNYQVTEVISSQDFTYKVICETVGSDANHNLGTMIPIQYIQGLTKAELVEVLTPGEDAESTQSLRKRYLNSFDRQAFGGNRADYMEKINAISGVGGCKVYRAWNGGGTVKCVVLNSQYQKPSKSLIEDVQTTVDPTQNAGDGLGIAPIDHVVTIEGVTETPIAIASTITYESGWSFGECEPYIEEILDRYFMELSKGWADSGNLVVRISQIESRLLDMDGILDIGNTTINGEAKNLMLDENCIPIRGDFYG, translated from the coding sequence ATGTATGAAGAAATGACATTTGAGACGGTACTAGATCGTATGCTGAGTCGGGTTTCCTCTGATATAGATAAGCGGGAAGGGAGTATTATTTATGATGCCCTTGCCCCTGCAGCGGCGGAGCTTTGTCAGATGTATATTGATCTTGATATTGTTCTGAACGAAACTTTTGCAGATACGGCAAGCAGAGATTATTTAATTCTTAGAGCAAAGGAAAGAGGGATAACACCCTATGAAGCCACAAAAGCCATTGGAAAGGCAGTTTTTAATTGCTCGGTTCCTATAGGCAGTCGGTTTAATCTAGAAGATTTTAACTATCAAGTGACTGAGGTAATTTCTTCTCAGGATTTTACTTATAAAGTTATCTGCGAAACGGTTGGAAGTGATGCAAATCATAACTTGGGTACGATGATTCCCATACAGTATATCCAAGGGTTGACCAAGGCGGAATTGGTGGAGGTATTGACCCCAGGGGAGGATGCAGAAAGCACACAAAGCCTGAGAAAGCGATATTTAAATAGCTTTGATAGGCAGGCATTTGGAGGAAATCGGGCAGATTATATGGAGAAAATCAATGCCATATCCGGAGTAGGGGGATGTAAGGTGTACCGTGCATGGAATGGCGGGGGAACTGTGAAATGTGTGGTGCTAAATTCTCAGTATCAGAAGCCTAGTAAGAGTTTGATTGAGGATGTGCAGACTACCGTTGACCCTACCCAAAATGCAGGGGACGGCTTAGGCATCGCCCCAATTGACCATGTGGTGACCATCGAAGGGGTGACGGAAACTCCTATTGCTATTGCAAGCACCATAACTTATGAAAGTGGGTGGAGCTTTGGTGAGTGTGAACCATATATTGAGGAGATTTTAGACCGATATTTTATGGAATTAAGCAAAGGCTGGGCAGATAGTGGTAATCTTGTTGTACGAATTTCTCAGATTGAATCCAGATTGTTAGACATGGATGGCATTTTAGATATTGGGAATACAACCATTAACGGGGAGGCAAAAAATTTGATGCTGGATGAAAATTGCATTCCCATAAGGGGTGATTTCTATGGCTGA
- a CDS encoding putative phage tail protein translates to MAEIQSYFPDLLKEVKEFQKLAEAENPELLFLWDELKQALDNQFIDTATKTGVARRERMLKITPKATDTLEERKFRLLARYNENLPYTLRTLHSQLSILCGEKGYRLETNYGAFSLKAKLELTNKKNVEAVEEMMERIVPVNMLLTLELLYNQHQELWQLTHGAMRAYTHDGLREEVFGNG, encoded by the coding sequence ATGGCTGAAATTCAGAGTTATTTTCCCGACCTGTTGAAAGAAGTGAAGGAGTTTCAAAAGCTGGCAGAAGCAGAGAATCCGGAGCTTCTTTTTTTATGGGATGAGCTGAAGCAGGCTTTAGATAATCAATTTATTGATACGGCGACCAAGACGGGGGTGGCAAGGCGAGAGCGGATGCTAAAAATCACCCCCAAAGCCACGGACACCCTAGAGGAGCGAAAATTTCGCTTATTGGCAAGGTATAACGAGAATTTGCCCTATACATTACGGACGCTACATAGTCAGCTTTCTATTCTTTGTGGGGAAAAGGGGTATCGGCTGGAAACCAATTATGGTGCTTTCAGCCTAAAAGCAAAGCTGGAACTGACAAACAAAAAGAATGTGGAAGCCGTTGAGGAAATGATGGAGCGGATTGTGCCCGTGAATATGCTGTTGACCTTGGAATTGCTGTATAACCAACATCAAGAACTATGGCAGTTGACTCATGGGGCGATGAGGGCATACACCCATGATGGTTTAAGAGAGGAGGTATTTGGAAATGGCTGA
- a CDS encoding XkdX family protein, whose translation MSTETKSLMFGILKTRYEKNFVRKDQLQKYVAFGKITAKEYEQITGEDLPE comes from the coding sequence ATGAGTACAGAGACAAAAAGTCTAATGTTTGGTATTTTAAAAACGAGATATGAAAAGAACTTTGTAAGAAAAGACCAGCTTCAAAAATATGTTGCATTTGGCAAGATTACCGCTAAAGAATACGAACAAATCACCGGGGAGGATTTGCCGGAATAG
- a CDS encoding serine/threonine protein kinase yields the protein MDVIAIGMIQALVTAMGIWFLQQSLSKREKAAQRREQEREEMEYKLLTAVNASIALGEATAKAVQRIPDAHCNGDMTEALCYTTTVKHDLKNFLHRKAVEKIV from the coding sequence GTGGACGTAATAGCAATTGGTATGATACAAGCGTTAGTAACTGCCATGGGGATTTGGTTTTTACAACAGAGTTTATCCAAGCGCGAGAAAGCCGCTCAAAGGCGGGAGCAAGAGCGGGAGGAGATGGAGTACAAGCTTTTGACGGCAGTAAATGCCTCCATTGCTTTGGGGGAAGCTACAGCAAAGGCAGTACAACGGATTCCTGATGCCCATTGCAACGGGGATATGACAGAGGCTTTATGTTACACCACGACTGTGAAGCATGATTTAAAGAACTTTCTACATCGGAAGGCGGTGGAGAAAATTGTTTGA
- a CDS encoding BlaI/MecI/CopY family transcriptional regulator — protein sequence MQGKSQVLTKNEQEIMNLLWKENRPLSRSDIINLSTDRSWKASSIHILLNQLLEKGAIQVYGFIKTGKNYGRTFSPSFSEEEYFVMQFQSSRCYQQSKGASLVDFVSAFIQSEEIDSDIIDSLEELLNKKRKELK from the coding sequence ATGCAAGGAAAATCACAAGTCCTGACGAAGAATGAACAGGAAATAATGAATCTTTTATGGAAAGAGAATAGGCCTTTATCTCGTTCCGACATTATAAATCTTTCAACAGACCGTTCGTGGAAAGCCAGTTCAATTCACATTCTATTAAATCAACTTTTGGAAAAAGGTGCCATTCAGGTATATGGATTTATTAAAACAGGGAAAAATTATGGTAGAACTTTTTCGCCTTCGTTTTCCGAAGAAGAATATTTTGTAATGCAATTTCAAAGTAGTCGCTGTTATCAACAATCAAAGGGTGCATCCTTAGTTGATTTTGTTTCTGCATTTATTCAAAGCGAGGAAATTGATAGTGATATCATTGACAGTTTAGAAGAGTTATTAAATAAAAAAAGAAAAGAATTAAAATAA
- the mmuM gene encoding homocysteine S-methyltransferase — MNPIERILAEYPLMILDGAFSTELERRGCDLNDPLWSAKVLMENPDMIGSVHEDYFKAGADCAITASYQATFAGFMRRGLTKQEAKELIQLSVSIATKVRDSFWADPVNRTNRPKPLVAASVGPYGAFVADGSEYRGNYGLTREGLEDFHRERMATLIEAKPDILACETIPCLIEAQAIVNVLKEHPDISAWISFSAKDGTCINSGERIEDCARWLDGYPQVAAIGINCTAPEFVESLILEIRKGSNKPIIVYPNSGEQYDAVTKTWHGSSTGMCYGDIAKQWFEKGAKLIGGCCRTTPDDIRQIALWGREL; from the coding sequence ATGAACCCTATTGAACGAATTTTGGCTGAATATCCATTGATGATATTAGATGGAGCCTTTTCCACTGAACTGGAACGGCGGGGCTGTGACCTGAATGATCCCCTTTGGTCGGCCAAGGTTCTCATGGAAAATCCTGATATGATTGGATCTGTACATGAGGATTACTTTAAAGCGGGAGCTGATTGTGCTATCACTGCCAGTTATCAAGCGACGTTCGCAGGCTTTATGAGGAGAGGGCTGACGAAGCAGGAGGCAAAGGAGCTCATTCAACTTTCCGTGAGCATTGCAACGAAAGTGAGGGATAGCTTTTGGGCTGACCCTGTAAATAGGACAAATCGACCTAAACCGTTAGTTGCGGCTTCTGTGGGCCCATACGGTGCTTTTGTTGCTGATGGTTCTGAGTATCGAGGAAATTATGGACTGACCAGAGAGGGATTGGAAGATTTTCACCGAGAAAGAATGGCAACATTGATTGAAGCGAAGCCGGATATATTGGCCTGTGAAACGATTCCTTGCTTGATTGAGGCGCAGGCAATTGTGAATGTTTTAAAAGAACATCCTGATATATCGGCATGGATAAGCTTTAGTGCCAAGGACGGCACTTGCATTAATAGTGGAGAGCGGATAGAGGACTGTGCCCGTTGGCTGGATGGATATCCCCAAGTGGCGGCTATTGGTATAAACTGCACGGCACCTGAATTTGTGGAGTCACTTATTTTAGAAATCCGTAAGGGTTCAAATAAGCCCATCATTGTTTATCCAAATTCGGGAGAGCAATATGATGCAGTAACAAAAACTTGGCATGGCAGTTCAACAGGAATGTGTTACGGTGATATTGCCAAGCAGTGGTTCGAAAAGGGTGCTAAACTGATTGGTGGTTGTTGCAGAACAACGCCTGATGATATTCGTCAGATTGCACTTTGGGGAAGAGAATTATAA
- a CDS encoding M56 family metallopeptidase, whose amino-acid sequence MSLSVFSFLMAVLWCNIFIIFLTIMRKQTGFIAHFSVAPLLLFLGVCLFRLCFVFELPNAIVIPSSYMFPAIIDGLTMGIFSIMGYELSMLDILIFLWVAGAVFFVVKYMIEAKRLKNILRMKTALKNQCAIKIMNEILSHSKKKTKVELVELAGIPSPMVSGYFHPTIYLPAIPFTEDELRCILLHELTHFLNKDAWIKLFMHFICAIFWWNPMVHILKGNLVHILELRCDAKLISQLNEEEKLKYLESITMVLRYQLSSRQALQPTMNAATTSVLVNAGQMSNVEQRFHLILEKDYAKKYQPMVYGVYVVITMLFLVSNLFVIQPVYSCEDPNVYSISPKSAYLLDNHDGTYTLISGEISQLIISQEQQNNEPFSSLPIK is encoded by the coding sequence ATGAGTTTGTCCGTATTTTCATTTCTTATGGCCGTTCTTTGGTGTAATATTTTTATCATTTTTCTAACTATCATGAGAAAACAAACCGGGTTTATTGCCCACTTTAGCGTTGCACCGTTGCTTCTGTTTTTAGGAGTCTGCTTATTTCGCTTGTGCTTTGTTTTTGAGCTTCCCAATGCCATTGTAATTCCTTCCAGTTATATGTTTCCTGCAATTATTGATGGTTTAACAATGGGTATCTTCTCAATCATGGGCTATGAGCTTTCAATGCTTGATATACTTATATTCCTTTGGGTAGCAGGTGCTGTATTCTTTGTTGTAAAATACATGATAGAAGCAAAACGATTGAAAAATATTCTCCGCATGAAAACAGCCCTAAAAAATCAATGTGCGATTAAGATTATGAATGAAATTCTATCTCATTCTAAGAAAAAAACAAAAGTTGAATTGGTTGAACTGGCCGGAATTCCATCGCCAATGGTTTCCGGATATTTTCATCCTACCATTTATTTGCCTGCAATCCCTTTTACTGAGGACGAATTGCGCTGTATTCTCTTGCATGAACTAACACACTTTTTAAATAAAGATGCGTGGATAAAATTATTTATGCATTTTATTTGCGCCATCTTTTGGTGGAATCCCATGGTACATATTTTAAAAGGGAATTTAGTTCATATTCTGGAGTTACGCTGTGATGCAAAGTTGATTTCCCAACTAAATGAGGAAGAAAAACTTAAATATTTGGAATCAATCACTATGGTTTTAAGATATCAGCTTTCCAGCAGACAAGCCCTCCAGCCTACTATGAATGCAGCTACCACATCTGTTTTAGTGAATGCAGGACAAATGAGTAATGTGGAGCAACGCTTTCACCTGATTCTCGAAAAGGACTACGCAAAGAAATATCAACCTATGGTGTACGGAGTTTATGTTGTAATCACCATGCTGTTTCTCGTTTCAAATCTGTTTGTGATTCAACCAGTATATTCCTGTGAAGATCCAAATGTGTACTCCATTTCTCCTAAATCAGCTTATTTGTTGGATAACCATGATGGTACTTATACCCTGATATCAGGAGAGATATCACAATTAATCATTAGTCAAGAACAACAAAACAATGAGCCATTTTCATCATTACCCATTAAATAA
- a CDS encoding BlaI/MecI/CopY family transcriptional regulator, with translation MNKSIALTKNEQEIMDLLWKENKPLSRSDIINLSTERSWKASSIHILLNQLLEKGAICVNGFVKTGKNYGRTFSPAFTEEEYHVMQFQSSGCYQQSKAASLVDFVSAFIQDEEIDRNTIDRLEALLDEKRKGLK, from the coding sequence ATGAATAAATCCATCGCACTAACAAAAAATGAGCAAGAGATTATGGATCTTTTATGGAAAGAAAACAAACCCTTATCTCGTTCTGATATCATTAATTTGTCAACAGAACGTTCATGGAAAGCCAGCTCTATTCATATTTTGCTAAATCAGCTTTTGGAAAAAGGAGCAATTTGTGTTAATGGGTTTGTAAAAACCGGTAAAAATTACGGAAGAACCTTTTCCCCTGCTTTTACCGAAGAGGAATATCACGTTATGCAATTTCAGAGCAGCGGCTGTTATCAACAATCAAAAGCAGCTTCTCTGGTTGATTTTGTTTCTGCATTTATTCAAGATGAGGAGATTGATCGCAACACCATTGACCGCTTAGAGGCCTTGTTGGATGAAAAAAGAAAGGGATTGAAATGA
- a CDS encoding hydrogenase maturation protease yields the protein MIKLVAIGNRFMKDDGIAIEVAEHLEERLKKRKIDVVIGETDCQSAFYSIHQEDYVFILDAFYEGGEPGTIHVLSLEEAIGKSSGSPMQHDMSMIDMMRLYHCKWKGYLIGVEIGEVGFGEGLSPILQERFQEICLEVEKNIIKIILEEINYA from the coding sequence ATGATAAAATTAGTTGCTATTGGGAATCGATTTATGAAGGATGATGGAATTGCCATTGAGGTTGCAGAGCATTTGGAGGAGCGCCTGAAAAAGCGAAAAATTGATGTTGTTATTGGGGAAACGGATTGTCAAAGTGCTTTTTATTCCATCCATCAGGAGGATTATGTGTTCATTCTGGATGCATTTTACGAGGGAGGGGAGCCGGGAACCATTCATGTGCTTAGCCTTGAGGAAGCCATAGGGAAATCTTCAGGATCGCCCATGCAACATGATATGAGCATGATTGATATGATGCGTCTTTATCATTGTAAATGGAAAGGTTATTTGATTGGGGTTGAAATTGGGGAGGTGGGCTTTGGGGAAGGACTTAGTCCTATTTTACAAGAGAGATTTCAAGAAATCTGTTTAGAAGTGGAAAAGAACATTATAAAAATTATATTGGAGGAAATCAATTATGCATGA
- the hypF gene encoding carbamoyltransferase HypF gives MIEPQSLMIQVHGIVQGVGMRPFLYKTANAFHLTGFVKNKGASVVIVLSGEQRAMDGFLYELTNNPPPNAVIHHIDISSHPKLHFQDFRILHSAEDEKIQGCLLPDLAICDDCREDILNQKDRRFGYAFTNCTNCGPRYSIIEELPYDRGNTTMRSFTMCEECNKEYKNPENRRFHAQPNACPVCGPKYILFLGNGEQVECENPIEKGKQLLKEGKILAIKGIGGYHLVCNAENETAIATLRMRKRRPHKPFAMMACSIADVMEICSLNPKEKETISNNRRPIVLLKRNDSTFLPDNISPKLRQYGVMLPYTPLHFLLFDESLKYLIMTSGNISGMPICYKDEDALEHLKDVADYFLIHNREIMTPIDDSVVKVMEEEALLSRCGRGYAPLALPLNTLNEILAVGGNQKASLCFVHNQLAHISQYLGELHFLDACKEYTSVIDRLSRLLNASPQAIAHDLHPNYFSTQYAKKQKITTIAVQHHHAHMAACMAEHNFYEKGIGIIFDGTGMGADGAIWGGEFFIGNRSQYKRVGHLEYITLQGGDSAIEEPWKCALSYLDTIHESIESFFPNLDKVQLQVVEKALQKKVNCYQSSSMGRLFDCVAALLLGCSHISYEAQAAIELESLVDDSITETYSFTITERAGVFILGYQSILEGVLEDFGNHQPISVISAKFHNTISKATIECACRIREKYLVDNVFLGGGVFENTFLLKNVVSGLRILGFHVYYNQKVPRNDGGLSFGQAAVAASILEERAYVSGSSNENYFS, from the coding sequence ATGATTGAACCCCAAAGCCTTATGATTCAAGTTCATGGAATTGTGCAAGGGGTGGGTATGCGCCCGTTTCTTTATAAAACAGCCAATGCCTTTCATCTTACCGGTTTTGTAAAAAATAAAGGAGCCTCTGTGGTAATTGTGCTTTCGGGGGAGCAAAGGGCAATGGATGGCTTTTTATATGAATTGACCAACAATCCCCCACCCAATGCAGTGATTCATCATATAGATATTTCTTCTCACCCAAAGCTCCATTTTCAGGATTTTAGAATTTTACATAGTGCAGAGGACGAAAAGATACAAGGCTGTCTTTTGCCTGATTTAGCTATTTGTGATGATTGTCGGGAAGACATTCTGAATCAAAAGGATAGGCGATTTGGCTATGCGTTTACAAATTGCACAAATTGCGGCCCCAGATATTCTATTATAGAAGAACTACCTTATGACCGAGGAAATACAACCATGAGGTCATTTACTATGTGTGAGGAATGTAATAAGGAATATAAAAATCCTGAGAATAGGAGATTTCATGCCCAACCTAATGCTTGCCCTGTTTGTGGCCCAAAGTATATTTTATTCCTTGGAAATGGTGAACAAGTTGAATGTGAAAACCCCATTGAAAAGGGGAAACAGCTTTTAAAAGAAGGAAAAATCTTAGCCATCAAAGGAATTGGCGGGTATCACCTTGTTTGTAATGCAGAGAATGAAACTGCCATTGCAACCTTGCGCATGAGAAAAAGGCGCCCTCATAAGCCGTTCGCAATGATGGCGTGCAGTATAGCGGATGTTATGGAAATTTGTTCTTTAAATCCGAAGGAGAAAGAAACGATTTCCAATAATAGGCGCCCCATCGTATTACTTAAGAGAAATGATAGCACCTTTCTCCCAGATAATATTTCGCCAAAGCTTCGCCAGTACGGTGTGATGCTTCCCTATACCCCTCTGCATTTTCTTTTGTTTGATGAGAGCTTAAAGTATTTGATAATGACCAGCGGGAATATCAGTGGAATGCCCATATGTTATAAGGATGAAGATGCATTGGAGCATTTGAAGGATGTAGCTGACTATTTTCTCATACATAATCGTGAAATTATGACACCTATCGATGACTCTGTAGTAAAAGTGATGGAAGAGGAAGCGTTATTAAGCCGTTGTGGCAGAGGGTATGCGCCCTTGGCATTGCCGTTAAATACCCTCAATGAAATTTTAGCTGTTGGGGGGAATCAAAAAGCTTCCCTTTGCTTTGTGCATAATCAGCTTGCGCATATCAGCCAATATCTGGGAGAACTTCATTTTCTGGATGCTTGCAAGGAATATACTTCTGTGATAGATAGACTATCCAGACTTTTAAATGCATCACCCCAAGCCATTGCCCATGATTTACATCCAAATTATTTTTCAACACAATACGCAAAGAAACAGAAAATCACAACCATCGCTGTACAGCATCATCATGCCCATATGGCGGCATGTATGGCGGAGCACAATTTTTATGAAAAAGGAATCGGCATTATATTTGATGGCACCGGTATGGGGGCAGACGGAGCCATATGGGGCGGAGAATTCTTCATAGGCAATAGGTCTCAATATAAAAGGGTGGGACATTTGGAGTATATTACATTGCAGGGCGGAGATTCTGCCATAGAAGAACCTTGGAAATGTGCCTTATCCTATCTTGATACAATACATGAAAGCATAGAGTCTTTTTTTCCTAACTTAGATAAGGTGCAGCTACAGGTTGTGGAAAAAGCATTGCAGAAAAAGGTGAATTGCTATCAATCCTCTAGTATGGGCAGATTATTTGATTGTGTTGCCGCCCTATTATTGGGATGCAGCCATATTTCCTATGAGGCGCAGGCGGCCATTGAACTGGAAAGCTTAGTGGATGACAGCATAACAGAAACATACTCCTTTACCATAACTGAGAGAGCTGGGGTTTTCATATTGGGCTACCAAAGCATTTTGGAGGGTGTATTGGAGGATTTCGGAAATCATCAACCTATTTCTGTCATATCTGCAAAATTTCACAATACAATTTCTAAAGCAACCATAGAATGTGCTTGCAGAATAAGAGAAAAGTATCTAGTAGACAATGTTTTTTTAGGGGGAGGCGTTTTTGAAAATACATTCCTCTTAAAAAATGTTGTTTCTGGACTGAGGATATTGGGTTTTCATGTTTATTACAATCAAAAAGTACCACGAAATGATGGGGGCTTGTCTTTTGGTCAGGCAGCTGTGGCGGCTTCCATTTTGGAGGAGAGGGCTTATGTGTCTGGCAGTTCCAACGAAAATTATTTCAGTTGA
- a CDS encoding HypC/HybG/HupF family hydrogenase formation chaperone encodes MCLAVPTKIISVDGKYAYVETMGVGQKINVQLIESPMAGDFVLLHAGFAIEKIDQEEYTFLNTILNEMINDDENGTGN; translated from the coding sequence ATGTGTCTGGCAGTTCCAACGAAAATTATTTCAGTTGATGGAAAGTATGCCTACGTTGAAACCATGGGTGTGGGTCAGAAAATTAATGTTCAGCTTATCGAAAGTCCTATGGCGGGAGATTTTGTGTTATTACATGCTGGTTTTGCCATTGAAAAGATTGATCAAGAGGAGTATACATTTTTAAATACCATATTAAATGAGATGATAAACGATGATGAAAATGGAACAGGAAATTAA
- the hypD gene encoding hydrogenase formation protein HypD — protein sequence MMKMEQEIKKTVRIMEVCGTHTQAIAKSGIRYLLPNHVKLLSGPGCPVCVTHEGYIDGAIALLAHEDVILATFGDMLKVRGTNFSLSEIKRKDSVFTVYSPEDAVTLARKYPKKTVVFLAVGFETTAPIIGATIKNVFEYGPENLLFLTALKRMEPILRFILMDEESKIDGLICPGHVASVLGGEAFRFVTEEYNLPAVVCGFEAEDMKMGVYSLLDQIDGRCPISFLNLYPRCVRNQGNPLAKEYINEVYQTEDGYWRGIGKVSDSALVLKQKYQSLDARSRFSISEEMTLKPSVCQCREIILGRKAPYECIQFGLSCTPENPLGPCMISSEGACSAHYKYGRVIF from the coding sequence ATGATGAAAATGGAACAGGAAATTAAAAAAACAGTACGGATTATGGAAGTTTGTGGTACCCATACACAGGCTATCGCAAAATCTGGCATTCGATATCTTTTACCGAATCATGTGAAGCTCTTGTCTGGCCCCGGCTGTCCGGTATGTGTTACCCATGAAGGCTATATTGATGGAGCCATAGCATTGCTTGCTCATGAAGATGTGATTTTGGCCACCTTTGGTGATATGTTGAAGGTCAGAGGAACCAATTTCAGTCTATCTGAAATAAAAAGGAAAGATAGTGTTTTTACTGTGTATTCTCCTGAGGATGCAGTCACATTGGCACGGAAATATCCCAAGAAGACTGTCGTTTTTTTGGCGGTGGGGTTTGAAACAACGGCGCCGATTATTGGGGCGACGATTAAAAATGTATTTGAGTATGGGCCTGAAAATCTGCTTTTTCTAACTGCACTAAAACGAATGGAACCGATTCTCCGTTTCATTCTGATGGATGAAGAGTCTAAGATAGATGGGCTCATTTGCCCTGGTCATGTTGCCTCAGTTTTAGGAGGGGAGGCCTTTCGATTTGTAACAGAGGAATATAATCTTCCTGCTGTGGTTTGTGGTTTTGAGGCGGAGGATATGAAAATGGGAGTCTACAGCCTTTTAGACCAAATTGATGGAAGATGTCCCATTTCCTTCTTAAACTTATATCCTCGTTGCGTTCGTAACCAAGGCAATCCGTTGGCAAAGGAATATATAAATGAGGTTTATCAAACAGAGGATGGATATTGGCGCGGTATTGGAAAGGTTTCGGATTCTGCATTGGTACTAAAACAAAAATACCAAAGTTTGGATGCAAGAAGTAGGTTTTCTATTTCGGAGGAAATGACTTTAAAACCTTCTGTCTGCCAATGCAGAGAAATTATACTTGGTCGAAAGGCTCCCTATGAATGTATTCAGTTTGGGTTGAGCTGTACGCCTGAAAATCCCTTAGGGCCTTGTATGATTTCTTCAGAGGGGGCTTGCTCAGCCCATTATAAATACGGGAGGGTAATCTTTTGA